In Streptomyces sp. NBC_01408, one DNA window encodes the following:
- a CDS encoding SigE family RNA polymerase sigma factor, whose protein sequence is MPSGTEHDFEAFARATQRRLYRTAYLLCGNADSARDLTQTTLAKLFQHWRRVSAADHPEAYARTVLTRTFLAERRRRLRDLLAHTHADPPPVPGHAELRVTLLAALAALPPRARAMVVLRYWEDLSTETVAQLLRCSEGTVKSQCSRALAKLRTQLGEAHIYATES, encoded by the coding sequence ATGCCGTCAGGCACCGAGCACGACTTCGAGGCCTTTGCCCGGGCCACTCAGCGCCGGCTGTACCGGACCGCGTACCTGCTGTGCGGGAACGCGGACAGTGCACGCGATCTGACCCAGACGACGCTCGCGAAGCTGTTCCAGCACTGGCGGCGGGTGTCCGCCGCCGACCATCCCGAGGCGTACGCGAGGACCGTGCTGACGCGTACCTTCCTCGCCGAGCGAAGACGGCGGCTGCGGGACCTGCTGGCCCACACGCACGCCGACCCGCCGCCCGTGCCCGGGCACGCCGAGCTGCGCGTCACCCTGCTCGCCGCACTGGCCGCACTGCCGCCGCGGGCCCGGGCCATGGTCGTCCTGCGCTACTGGGAGGACCTGAGCACCGAGACGGTCGCCCAGCTGCTGCGGTGCAGCGAGGGCACGGTCAAGAGCCAGTGCTCGCGCGCCCTCGCGAAGCTGCGCACGCAGCTCGGCGAGGCCCACATCTACGCCACCGAGAGCTGA
- a CDS encoding helicase-associated domain-containing protein, with product MRTRDDAGLAALLQARPDLISPVPGDVTQLATRAGTRASVVRALDRLDRFALQTAEALAVAPEPCPYPVLEALLTGHLGADTGGGPARAALPRALETLRDQALVWGDGDRLRLVRTARELLAPSAQRPSPTGLGPTVAEATAGMSPTRIQEIVLAAGLPATHDPVSAVTALTSLFTDPDRMSALLDEAPAEAHQVLGRLVWGPPYGEVTPSPTPPVRWLRDRGLLLPATARTVVLPREVALHLRGGLAHRDTAPVPPPVTAHREHRPQLVDANAAGQALAALSTVEELVKSWEHSGPPVLRAGGLSVRELKRTAASLDTTEASASFWIELAYAAGLLAGDGEADERYAPTPAFDDWCELPPPERWSALAAAWLPATRTAGLVGEQDAKGRTLSTLGADLDRSAAPEVRRRVLELLAALPEGASADPDVLLERLAWERPVRGTSDLRARLAHWALAEAEVLGVTGRGAISAFGRALLEHRDPAPLLAPLLPEPVDHVLLQADLTAVAPGPLRRPLGDTLAVLADVESKGGATVYRFTPGSVRRALDAGHAAADLHAFLKEHSRTPVPQPLSYLIDDVARRHGHLRVGAASSYVRCDDDAMLGEILADKRSAGLGLRRLAPTVLAAQAEPTTLLDGLRAMGYAPAAESRTGDVLVSRADAHRTPARSAPAPVPDGPPVPDATLLAAAVRAIRAGDLAATAVRKEPAAATGAPGELPRTSAAETLATVQAAALTGSAVWIGYVNAEGAASQRVIAPVRVEGGFVTGYDHTADEVRTYALHRITGVAELADEHL from the coding sequence CTGCGCACCCGCGACGACGCGGGCCTCGCCGCCCTGCTGCAGGCCCGGCCCGACCTGATCAGCCCGGTACCGGGCGACGTGACCCAGCTGGCCACCCGCGCCGGGACCCGTGCCTCGGTGGTCCGGGCCCTGGACCGCCTCGACCGGTTCGCGCTGCAGACCGCCGAGGCCCTGGCGGTGGCCCCCGAACCGTGCCCGTACCCCGTGCTGGAGGCGCTGCTCACCGGCCACCTCGGCGCGGACACCGGCGGCGGACCGGCCCGCGCCGCGCTCCCCCGGGCCCTGGAGACCCTGCGCGACCAGGCCCTGGTGTGGGGCGACGGGGACCGGCTGCGGCTGGTCCGCACGGCCCGCGAGCTGCTCGCGCCCTCGGCCCAGCGCCCCTCCCCGACCGGGCTGGGACCCACCGTCGCCGAGGCCACGGCCGGGATGTCGCCGACCCGGATCCAGGAGATCGTGCTGGCCGCCGGGCTGCCCGCCACCCATGACCCGGTGTCCGCGGTGACCGCGCTGACCAGCCTGTTCACCGACCCGGACCGGATGTCCGCCCTGCTGGACGAGGCCCCGGCCGAGGCCCACCAGGTGCTGGGGCGGCTCGTGTGGGGGCCGCCGTACGGGGAGGTCACCCCGAGCCCCACGCCTCCGGTGCGCTGGCTGCGCGACCGGGGCCTGCTGCTGCCCGCCACCGCGCGGACGGTCGTCCTGCCCCGCGAGGTGGCACTGCACCTGCGCGGCGGCCTCGCGCACCGGGACACCGCGCCCGTGCCCCCGCCGGTGACCGCGCACCGCGAGCACCGTCCACAGCTTGTGGACGCGAACGCCGCCGGTCAGGCGCTGGCCGCGCTGTCCACCGTCGAGGAGCTGGTGAAGTCCTGGGAGCACTCCGGTCCGCCGGTGCTGCGGGCGGGCGGGCTGTCCGTACGGGAACTGAAGCGGACCGCCGCCTCCCTGGACACCACCGAGGCCTCGGCCTCCTTCTGGATCGAACTCGCCTACGCGGCCGGGCTGCTGGCCGGCGACGGCGAGGCCGACGAGCGGTACGCGCCCACCCCCGCCTTCGACGACTGGTGCGAACTCCCGCCCCCCGAGCGGTGGTCGGCGCTCGCCGCGGCCTGGCTGCCCGCCACCCGCACGGCCGGCCTGGTCGGCGAGCAGGACGCCAAGGGCCGCACCCTGTCCACGCTCGGCGCCGACCTCGACCGCTCCGCCGCCCCCGAGGTGCGCCGCCGCGTCCTGGAACTCCTCGCCGCCCTGCCCGAGGGCGCCTCCGCCGACCCGGACGTGCTGCTGGAACGGCTCGCCTGGGAGCGTCCCGTACGCGGTACGAGCGACCTGCGCGCCCGCCTCGCGCACTGGGCCCTGGCCGAGGCGGAGGTCCTCGGCGTCACCGGCCGCGGCGCGATCAGCGCCTTCGGGCGGGCCCTGCTGGAACACCGCGACCCGGCGCCGCTGCTGGCCCCGCTGCTCCCGGAGCCGGTGGACCACGTGCTGCTCCAGGCCGACCTGACGGCCGTGGCCCCCGGCCCGCTGCGCCGCCCGCTCGGCGACACCCTGGCGGTGCTGGCCGACGTGGAGTCCAAGGGCGGGGCGACGGTGTACCGCTTCACGCCCGGTTCGGTGCGCCGCGCCCTGGACGCCGGGCACGCCGCCGCCGACCTGCACGCCTTCCTGAAGGAGCACAGCCGCACCCCGGTCCCGCAGCCGCTGTCCTACTTGATCGACGACGTGGCCCGCCGCCACGGGCACCTGCGGGTCGGCGCGGCCTCGTCCTACGTCCGCTGCGACGACGACGCCATGCTGGGCGAGATCCTGGCCGACAAGCGCTCGGCGGGCCTGGGCCTGCGCCGCCTCGCCCCGACCGTCCTGGCCGCCCAGGCCGAACCGACCACCCTCCTCGACGGGTTGCGGGCGATGGGCTACGCCCCGGCCGCGGAGTCCCGTACCGGCGACGTCCTGGTGTCCCGGGCCGACGCCCACCGCACCCCGGCCCGCTCCGCGCCCGCCCCGGTCCCGGACGGCCCGCCGGTCCCGGACGCGACGCTGCTGGCGGCGGCCGTACGCGCGATCCGCGCGGGCGACCTGGCGGCGACGGCGGTCCGCAAGGAGCCCGCCGCGGCGACGGGCGCGCCGGGCGAACTCCCGCGCACGAGCGCGGCGGAGACCCTGGCGACGGTGCAGGCGGCCGCGCTGACCGGCTCGGCGGTCTGGATCGGCTACGTCAACGCGGAGGGCGCGGCGAGCCAACGCGTCATCGCCCCGGTCCGCGTGGAGGGCGGCTTCGTCACCGGCTACGACCACACGGCCGACGAGGTCCGTACGTACGCCCTCCACCGCATCACGGGAGTAGCCGAACTGGCCGACGAACACCTCTGA
- a CDS encoding DUF4291 domain-containing protein: MPDVPTPQHQIRAAHTTTTITVYQAYSPTLGLPAAGTGRFPPAWKRERMTWIKPSFLWMMYRCGWATKTDQETVLAVEITREGFDEALRGACLSHYAPRVHPDRTAWQRALRASPARVQWDPERDLHLNPLPYRSLQLGLSGPASRAYADEWTVSIRDVTPLAREIHGLLRGGEAEAAHALLPVETPYPAGPLPHLGA; this comes from the coding sequence ATGCCAGACGTACCGACCCCGCAACACCAGATCCGCGCCGCGCACACCACCACCACGATCACCGTCTACCAGGCGTACTCCCCCACGCTAGGGCTGCCGGCTGCCGGCACCGGCCGGTTCCCGCCCGCCTGGAAGCGCGAGCGGATGACGTGGATCAAGCCCTCGTTCCTGTGGATGATGTACCGCTGCGGCTGGGCCACCAAGACCGACCAGGAGACGGTGCTCGCGGTCGAGATCACCCGCGAGGGCTTCGACGAGGCCCTGCGCGGGGCCTGCCTCTCCCACTACGCCCCCCGCGTCCACCCGGACCGCACGGCCTGGCAGCGGGCGCTGCGCGCGAGCCCGGCCCGCGTCCAGTGGGACCCGGAGCGCGACCTGCACCTGAACCCGCTGCCGTACCGCTCGCTCCAGCTGGGCCTGTCCGGCCCCGCCTCACGGGCGTACGCCGACGAGTGGACCGTCTCCATCCGCGACGTCACCCCGCTGGCCCGGGAGATCCACGGGCTGCTCCGCGGCGGCGAGGCCGAGGCCGCGCACGCCCTGCTGCCCGTGGAAACCCCGTACCCGGCAGGCCCCTTGCCTCACCTCGGGGCGTAG
- a CDS encoding GNAT family N-acetyltransferase, with product MVDLRVERVDGEAGQRDWRYVHNLIIPTDPLSADEVRERAGRHRLDVAYVGDVLVGCMTVRPPEDGTPVATVIARILPEHRERGLGTLLYAHGLAQARELGAERIRTVVLESNPQGLRFALARGFVEVERYLLPGDSVPFIDLEAGLKPAGAEGARGSGST from the coding sequence ATGGTTGATCTTCGTGTCGAACGGGTGGACGGCGAGGCCGGGCAGCGGGACTGGCGGTACGTCCACAACCTGATCATTCCCACGGACCCGCTCTCCGCCGACGAGGTCCGCGAGCGCGCCGGGCGCCACCGGCTGGACGTCGCCTACGTCGGGGACGTGCTGGTGGGCTGCATGACCGTACGCCCGCCCGAGGACGGGACGCCGGTGGCGACCGTGATCGCGCGCATCCTGCCCGAGCACCGGGAGCGGGGCCTCGGCACCCTGCTGTACGCGCACGGGCTGGCGCAGGCGCGGGAGCTGGGGGCCGAGCGGATCCGGACGGTGGTTCTGGAGTCCAATCCGCAGGGGCTGCGGTTCGCGCTGGCGCGCGGCTTCGTCGAGGTGGAGCGCTATCTGCTGCCCGGGGACAGCGTGCCCTTCATCGACCTCGAAGCCGGCCTGAAACCGGCCGGAGCGGAGGGGGCGAGGGGGAGCGGGTCCACGTGA
- a CDS encoding RNA polymerase sigma-70 factor, with amino-acid sequence MIEIAVFEQHRPMLFGIAYRMLGSVADAEDLVQDTWLRCSQVSGEIANPGGYLARTVTNLALNRLSSAAVKREQYVGPWLPEPLVTVPDATGDVELAESVSLAMLVVLESLSPLERAVFVLKEVFGFPYREIAETLDRTETSVRQVGSRAKSHVEARRPRYATPAEVTRQVTDEFLAACLGGDLNRMMELLAPDVTAWNDGGGKVKAALRPLHGADNVARFVAAVVAQPMEAPRFVAVDVNGRPGLLLTTAGRPDTVACVEVENGRITEIRVIRNPDKLRHLA; translated from the coding sequence GTGATCGAGATCGCCGTCTTCGAACAGCACCGACCGATGCTCTTCGGCATCGCCTACCGGATGCTCGGCAGCGTCGCGGACGCCGAGGACCTGGTCCAGGACACCTGGCTCCGCTGCAGCCAGGTGTCCGGCGAGATCGCCAACCCGGGCGGCTACCTGGCCCGCACGGTCACCAACCTCGCGCTCAACCGGTTGAGTTCGGCCGCCGTCAAGCGTGAGCAGTACGTCGGCCCCTGGCTGCCCGAGCCGCTGGTCACCGTGCCGGACGCCACCGGGGACGTGGAGCTGGCCGAGTCGGTCTCGCTCGCCATGCTGGTGGTTCTGGAGAGCCTCTCCCCGCTGGAGCGGGCGGTCTTCGTACTCAAGGAGGTCTTCGGCTTCCCGTATCGGGAGATCGCCGAGACGCTCGACCGCACCGAGACCTCGGTACGCCAGGTCGGCTCCCGGGCCAAGTCGCACGTCGAGGCACGCCGGCCGCGCTACGCGACCCCGGCCGAGGTGACGCGCCAGGTCACCGACGAGTTTCTCGCCGCGTGCCTCGGGGGCGACCTGAACCGCATGATGGAACTGCTCGCCCCCGACGTCACCGCATGGAACGACGGCGGCGGAAAGGTCAAGGCGGCCCTGCGCCCGCTGCACGGCGCCGACAACGTGGCCCGCTTCGTCGCAGCCGTGGTCGCCCAGCCGATGGAGGCCCCGCGCTTCGTGGCCGTCGACGTCAACGGCCGGCCGGGCCTGCTGCTCACCACGGCCGGACGGCCGGACACCGTCGCCTGCGTAGAGGTCGAGAACGGCCGGATCACCGAGATCCGGGTCATCCGCAACCCCGACAAGCTCCGGCACCTGGCCTGA
- a CDS encoding carboxymuconolactone decarboxylase family protein — translation MTARISLTPPRTLLNRIGSWYSRRMYGKVLDPGLAIGHNRKVLLTNVKLERSVTKWNALEPALKHLAVMATAARINCSWCMDFGHWEGSELGLSLDKISQVPQWRDHREAFTELELQVMEYAEAMTETEPNVADELAEALLRQLGEAAFVELTAMVALENLRSRMNSAFGLTSQGFSEACAVPSRT, via the coding sequence ATGACCGCCCGTATCTCCCTCACCCCGCCCCGTACCCTGCTGAACCGCATCGGGTCCTGGTACTCCCGCCGGATGTACGGCAAGGTGCTCGACCCCGGGCTCGCGATCGGCCACAACCGGAAGGTCCTGCTCACCAACGTCAAGCTGGAGCGCTCCGTCACCAAGTGGAACGCGCTGGAGCCGGCCCTGAAGCATCTCGCCGTGATGGCCACCGCCGCCCGGATCAACTGCTCCTGGTGCATGGACTTCGGCCACTGGGAAGGCAGCGAACTCGGCCTGTCGCTCGACAAGATCTCCCAGGTGCCGCAGTGGCGGGACCACCGCGAGGCCTTCACCGAGCTGGAACTCCAGGTCATGGAGTACGCCGAGGCCATGACCGAGACCGAGCCCAACGTCGCCGACGAACTCGCCGAAGCGCTGCTCCGGCAGCTGGGCGAGGCCGCCTTCGTGGAACTCACCGCCATGGTTGCCCTGGAGAACCTGCGCTCCCGGATGAACAGCGCCTTCGGCCTGACGAGCCAGGGCTTTTCCGAGGCCTGCGCGGTACCGTCACGTACGTGA
- a CDS encoding DNA repair helicase XPB has product MNGPLIVQSDKTLLLEVDHELAGAARRAIAPFAELERAPEHIHTYRITPLGLWNARAAGHDAEQVVDALVEYSRYPVPHALLVDVAETMARYGRLTLSKHPVHGLVLTSTDRPVLEEILRSKRIAPLVGARLDPDTVAVHPSERGQIKQTLLKLGWPAEDLAGYVDGEAHAIDLVEDGWALRPYQQQAVEGFWHGGSGVVVLPCGAGKTLVGAGAMAMAKATTLILVTNTVSARQWKHELVKRTSLTEEEIGEYSGTRKEIRPVTIATYQVLTTKRKGVYPHLELFDSRDWGLILYDEVHLLPAPVFKFTADLQARRRLGLTATLVREDGRESDVFSLIGPKRFDAPWKEIEAQGYIAPADCVEVRVNLTESERLAYATAETEEKYRFCATTATKRKVTEALVRKHQGEQTLVIGQYIDQLDELGEHLDAPVIKGETSNAQREKLFNAFREGEISVLVVSKVANFSIDLPEATVAIQVSGTFGSRQEEAQRLGRVLRPKADGHEARFYSVVARDTIDQDFAAHRQRFLAEQGYAYRIMDADELLTSD; this is encoded by the coding sequence GTGAATGGTCCACTTATCGTCCAGAGCGACAAAACCCTCCTTCTCGAAGTCGACCACGAGCTCGCCGGCGCCGCGCGGCGGGCCATCGCTCCCTTCGCCGAGCTGGAGCGCGCCCCCGAGCACATCCACACCTACCGGATCACCCCGCTCGGCCTGTGGAACGCCCGCGCCGCCGGGCACGACGCCGAGCAGGTCGTCGACGCGCTCGTCGAGTACTCCCGCTACCCCGTCCCGCACGCGCTGCTCGTCGACGTCGCCGAGACCATGGCGCGCTACGGCCGCCTCACCCTCTCCAAGCACCCCGTGCACGGGCTGGTCCTGACCAGCACCGACCGGCCGGTGCTGGAGGAGATCCTGCGGTCCAAGCGGATCGCCCCGCTCGTCGGAGCGCGGCTCGACCCCGACACCGTGGCCGTGCACCCCTCCGAGCGCGGGCAGATCAAGCAGACCCTGCTCAAGCTGGGCTGGCCGGCCGAGGACCTCGCCGGATACGTGGACGGCGAGGCCCACGCCATCGACCTCGTCGAGGACGGCTGGGCGCTGCGCCCGTACCAGCAGCAGGCCGTCGAGGGCTTCTGGCACGGCGGTTCCGGTGTGGTCGTGCTGCCCTGCGGCGCGGGCAAGACCCTGGTGGGCGCCGGGGCCATGGCGATGGCCAAGGCGACCACGCTGATCCTGGTCACGAACACCGTCTCGGCCCGCCAGTGGAAGCACGAGCTGGTCAAGCGGACCTCGCTGACGGAGGAGGAGATCGGCGAGTACTCCGGCACCCGCAAGGAGATCCGCCCCGTCACGATCGCCACGTACCAGGTCCTGACGACGAAGCGGAAGGGTGTCTACCCGCACCTGGAGCTCTTCGACTCCCGGGACTGGGGCCTGATCCTCTACGACGAGGTGCACCTGCTGCCGGCGCCCGTCTTCAAGTTCACCGCCGACCTCCAGGCCCGCCGCCGCCTCGGCCTGACCGCCACCCTCGTGCGCGAGGACGGCCGCGAGTCGGACGTCTTCTCCCTCATCGGGCCGAAGCGGTTCGACGCGCCGTGGAAGGAGATCGAGGCGCAGGGCTACATCGCGCCGGCGGACTGCGTGGAGGTCCGCGTGAACCTCACCGAGTCGGAGCGCCTCGCGTACGCGACCGCCGAGACGGAGGAGAAGTACCGCTTCTGCGCGACGACGGCCACGAAGCGCAAGGTCACGGAGGCGCTGGTGCGCAAGCACCAGGGCGAGCAGACCCTCGTCATCGGCCAGTACATCGACCAGCTCGACGAGCTCGGCGAGCACCTGGACGCCCCCGTCATCAAGGGCGAGACCTCCAACGCGCAGCGCGAGAAGCTCTTCAACGCCTTCCGCGAGGGCGAGATCAGCGTGCTGGTCGTGTCGAAGGTCGCGAACTTCTCCATCGACCTGCCCGAGGCCACGGTCGCCATCCAGGTGTCGGGCACCTTCGGCTCCCGCCAGGAGGAAGCCCAGCGCCTGGGCCGTGTCCTGCGCCCGAAGGCGGACGGCCACGAGGCCCGCTTCTACTCGGTCGTCGCGCGCGACACGATCGACCAGGACTTCGCGGCACACCGCCAGCGCTTCCTGGCCGAACAGGGCTACGCCTACCGGATCATGGACGCCGACGAACTCCTGACGAGCGACTGA
- a CDS encoding AAA family ATPase has product MPAHAPDTDTHTGTSTGTAPHDPNPLARERAHLAASRSALRAMREDVESLDIRDVTANWVNAIVLQAQIDDRIKALADLAHTPLFFGRLNYLHAPGADLAEGGEGEQFYIGRRHVHDAGGDPMVIDWRAPVSQPFYRASKTDPQDVALRRRFGYTGGELTAYEDEHLSDPSEATAVSKLLQQEIERPRVGPMRDIVATIQPEQDEIVRSGLSGSVCVQGGPGTGKTAVGLHRVAYLLYAHRDRLARTGTLVIGPNRSFLHYIEQVLPALGELEVQQATVDDLVAREGLEVRGSDAAGTAVVKGDARMAEVLRRAVRSHVTLPTEPLMVVRGSRRWRVPAYELEELVTQLLDRDIRYGAAREALPQRIAHSVLVRMEQAGEAPDDRVQDAVARNAAVKAAVKEMWPPVEPAKLLLRLLSDPDFLALHAADVLTADEQKLLLWTKPFRSVKSAKWSAADLVLIDEAADLVERTHSLGHVVLDEAQDLSPMQYRAVGRRCTTGSATVLGDLAQGTTPWATRSWDEALTHLGKPQAVVEELTAGFRVPREVIAYASRLLPSISPGLAPVSSVRETPGSLRISETADLTPAVVSACLEALAHEGSVGLIAADARIPALAEALRAADLAYLAPGEETTAESRLTLVPASLAKGLEYDYVVLDEPAAVVDGEPDERTGLRRLYVCLTRAVSGLTALHSAPLPAALA; this is encoded by the coding sequence GTGCCCGCGCACGCCCCCGACACCGACACCCACACCGGCACCAGCACCGGCACCGCGCCCCACGACCCGAACCCGCTCGCCCGCGAACGCGCGCACCTCGCCGCCTCCCGCTCCGCGCTCCGCGCCATGCGCGAGGACGTCGAGTCCCTCGACATCCGCGACGTCACCGCGAACTGGGTCAACGCGATCGTCCTCCAGGCCCAGATCGACGACCGCATCAAGGCCCTCGCCGACCTCGCCCACACCCCGCTCTTCTTCGGCCGCCTGAACTACCTGCACGCGCCGGGCGCGGACCTCGCCGAGGGCGGGGAGGGCGAGCAGTTCTACATCGGCCGCCGGCACGTCCACGATGCGGGCGGCGACCCGATGGTCATCGACTGGCGCGCGCCCGTCTCCCAGCCGTTCTACCGGGCCTCCAAGACCGACCCGCAGGACGTCGCCCTGCGCCGCCGCTTCGGCTACACCGGCGGCGAGCTGACCGCGTACGAGGACGAGCACCTCTCCGACCCCTCAGAGGCGACCGCCGTCAGCAAGCTGCTCCAGCAGGAGATCGAGCGCCCGCGCGTCGGCCCCATGCGGGACATCGTCGCGACGATCCAGCCCGAGCAGGACGAGATCGTGCGCTCCGGCCTGTCCGGCTCCGTCTGCGTCCAGGGAGGCCCCGGCACCGGGAAGACCGCCGTCGGCCTGCACCGCGTCGCCTACCTCCTCTACGCGCACCGCGACCGCCTCGCCCGCACCGGGACCCTGGTCATCGGGCCGAACCGTTCCTTCCTCCACTACATCGAGCAGGTCCTGCCCGCCCTGGGCGAGCTGGAGGTCCAGCAGGCCACCGTCGACGACCTGGTCGCCCGCGAGGGCCTGGAGGTACGCGGCTCCGACGCGGCCGGGACCGCCGTGGTCAAGGGCGACGCCCGGATGGCGGAGGTGCTGCGCCGCGCCGTCCGCTCGCACGTCACCCTGCCCACCGAGCCGCTGATGGTCGTCCGCGGCTCGCGCCGCTGGCGCGTCCCCGCGTACGAGCTGGAGGAGCTCGTCACGCAGCTCCTCGACCGGGACATCCGCTACGGCGCGGCCCGCGAGGCCCTCCCCCAGCGGATCGCGCACTCGGTGCTCGTACGGATGGAGCAGGCGGGCGAGGCGCCGGACGACCGGGTGCAGGACGCGGTGGCCCGCAACGCGGCGGTGAAGGCGGCCGTCAAGGAGATGTGGCCGCCGGTGGAACCGGCGAAGCTCCTCCTGAGGCTGCTCTCGGACCCCGACTTCCTCGCGCTGCACGCGGCGGACGTCCTCACGGCCGACGAGCAGAAGCTCCTGCTGTGGACGAAGCCCTTCCGGAGCGTGAAGTCCGCGAAGTGGTCGGCGGCGGACCTGGTCCTCATCGACGAGGCGGCCGACCTGGTGGAACGCACCCACTCCCTCGGCCATGTCGTCCTCGACGAGGCACAGGACCTGTCCCCGATGCAGTACCGGGCGGTGGGGCGGCGCTGCACGACGGGCTCGGCGACGGTACTGGGCGACCTGGCACAGGGCACCACCCCGTGGGCCACCCGCAGCTGGGACGAGGCCCTGACGCACCTGGGGAAGCCGCAGGCGGTGGTGGAGGAGCTGACGGCGGGCTTCCGCGTACCGCGCGAGGTGATCGCCTACGCCTCCCGCCTGCTGCCGTCGATCTCGCCGGGGCTGGCCCCGGTGTCCTCGGTCCGCGAGACCCCGGGCTCACTGCGCATCTCGGAGACGGCGGACCTGACACCGGCGGTGGTCTCGGCGTGTCTGGAGGCTCTGGCCCACGAGGGCTCGGTGGGCCTGATCGCGGCCGACGCCCGTATCCCGGCCCTGGCGGAGGCCCTGCGGGCGGCGGACCTGGCGTACCTCGCGCCGGGCGAGGAGACGACGGCGGAGTCCCGGCTGACGCTGGTGCCGGCGTCGCTGGCGAAGGGCCTGGAGTACGACTACGTGGTACTGGACGAGCCCGCGGCGGTCGTGGACGGCGAGCCGGACGAACGCACGGGCCTGCGCCGGCTCTACGTCTGCCTCACCCGAGCCGTCTCGGGCCTGACGGCCCTCCACTCGGCCCCGCTCCCGGCGGCCCTGGCCTGA
- a CDS encoding copper homeostasis protein CutC produces MSNRALLEVIALDVEDAIAAQAGGADRLELVTDMAADGLTPPRETFAAIRAAVDIPLRVMLRKTDGFAAGDVSVLLEAARELRSEGAQEFVLGFLNPDGSPDLVAVEAVVAELEGCRWTFHRAIDRAADRDQLRKTLADLPGLDTYLTAGSAAGVDEGLPVLLAEAARRGEPGYGARILVGGGLTLGHLPVLRAGGIDAFHIGGAARPSGWDGPVSATAVAEWRAALA; encoded by the coding sequence ATGAGCAACCGTGCGCTCCTGGAGGTGATCGCCCTCGACGTGGAGGACGCGATCGCGGCCCAGGCCGGTGGGGCGGACCGACTCGAACTGGTCACCGACATGGCCGCCGACGGGCTCACCCCGCCGCGCGAGACCTTCGCGGCGATCAGGGCGGCGGTCGACATCCCGCTGCGCGTGATGCTCCGCAAGACGGACGGCTTCGCGGCCGGTGACGTGTCCGTCCTGCTCGAAGCGGCGCGGGAGCTGCGGTCGGAGGGCGCGCAGGAGTTCGTCCTCGGCTTCCTGAACCCGGACGGCAGCCCCGACCTCGTAGCCGTCGAGGCGGTCGTCGCGGAGCTGGAGGGCTGCCGCTGGACCTTCCACCGGGCGATCGACCGCGCGGCGGACCGGGACCAGCTGCGCAAGACGCTGGCGGACCTGCCCGGTCTGGACACGTACCTGACGGCGGGCTCCGCAGCCGGGGTCGACGAGGGCCTGCCGGTGCTGCTCGCGGAGGCGGCGCGGCGGGGCGAGCCGGGGTACGGGGCGCGGATCCTGGTCGGCGGCGGCCTGACGCTGGGGCACCTGCCGGTGCTGCGCGCAGGTGGCATCGACGCCTTCCACATCGGCGGCGCGGCGCGTCCCTCCGGGTGGGACGGCCCGGTCTCGGCTACGGCCGTCGCCGAGTGGCGGGCGGCGCTGGCCTGA